In Calothrix sp. PCC 7507, one DNA window encodes the following:
- a CDS encoding glycosyltransferase family 4 protein, with translation MRILHLTNHIQRIGNGIVNVAVDLACLQSKNGHQVAVASSGGEYTALLASYGVRHFQLDQSRTPLNMIKATWHYREIIQEFQPDIVHAHMMTGILLAGLLKNGGEYSLVSTIHNEFQRSAVLMGLADRVIAVSHAVADSMVRRGIPQNKLRVVANGTLDSPRHRSIRDYQPLPLQHPAIATVAGMYNRKGIMELIEAFVKIADDFPQAHLYLVGNGPDRSMFEALVQNTPFPRRIHFEGFQPEPQSYMLATDIFVLASHCESFGLVLTEAREAGCAIVASDVDGIPETLDRGQAGILVPPKDSQTLAVILAQLLSDPKQLQKWKYNAKQNLERFSAMRVHEETLAVYYELVKNYNLPKIVRTEEFLVSK, from the coding sequence ATGCGAATATTACATCTCACAAATCATATACAACGAATTGGTAACGGCATTGTAAATGTAGCTGTAGACCTAGCTTGTTTGCAATCAAAAAATGGTCATCAAGTTGCTGTAGCGTCTTCTGGCGGAGAATATACAGCATTATTAGCAAGTTATGGTGTCCGACACTTTCAGCTAGATCAGTCGAGGACACCACTAAATATGATCAAAGCAACTTGGCATTATCGAGAAATAATACAGGAGTTTCAGCCAGATATTGTCCATGCACATATGATGACTGGGATCTTGCTAGCAGGGCTTCTCAAAAACGGCGGTGAATACAGTTTAGTTTCTACCATACACAATGAGTTTCAGCGTAGTGCTGTACTGATGGGATTAGCAGATCGAGTCATTGCAGTTAGTCATGCTGTAGCCGATTCAATGGTACGCCGTGGGATACCTCAGAATAAATTGCGAGTGGTAGCTAATGGTACATTGGATAGTCCCCGTCATCGCAGCATTAGAGACTATCAACCATTACCTCTACAACACCCAGCGATCGCCACTGTAGCAGGCATGTATAACCGCAAAGGTATTATGGAGTTAATTGAAGCATTCGTAAAAATTGCTGACGACTTTCCCCAAGCACACCTATATTTAGTCGGAAACGGACCCGATCGCTCAATGTTTGAAGCACTGGTGCAAAATACACCTTTTCCCAGGCGCATTCATTTTGAAGGTTTTCAACCAGAGCCACAAAGCTATATGCTAGCAACTGACATTTTTGTCCTCGCTTCACACTGCGAATCTTTTGGTTTGGTGCTGACAGAAGCGCGGGAAGCAGGTTGTGCGATTGTTGCTAGCGACGTAGATGGTATTCCAGAAACTTTGGATCGCGGACAGGCGGGTATCTTAGTCCCACCTAAAGATAGCCAGACTTTGGCTGTCATTTTAGCGCAACTACTCAGCGATCCCAAACAACTGCAAAAGTGGAAGTACAACGCCAAACAAAACCTAGAAAGATTTAGTGCGATGCGGGTTCATGAGGAAACCCTGGCTGTTTATTATGAATTAGTCAAGAACTATAATTTACCTAAAATAGTCAGAACAGAAGAGTTTTTGGTAAGTAAATAG
- a CDS encoding NHL repeat-containing protein, whose protein sequence is MQYTLLLYFVNLYKKINQNLQSIFQINHLKQKKFFTFLLCLTIGFILTSLSTTTLWTVSGSPTTKYKTSWIGNTFGGGDKWVQNNIEAMYVAPNGTVYTNSVWDEAGREAGIYKDGNPVGMLEDLHGWNRLGGKAVTVNSKYIYIAMSQGAVDNKNKDYPPNGKTWYCIRRYHLSGKPAPFTNGNGWDKSMLIVSTKGEVTGLATREKELYVSDFSANLIRVFHTETMKEIRSFTVAKPGAIAIDQQGSLWIIQSKNGSNPAKILHYAQTGKQLPQQITKIVKPTAIAIDRQDRLLVTENGPRQQVLIYNITADPVQVATFGDKGGIYAGVPGEVQDLKLYGLTGVGTDATGNIYINSNGFNKSGTDLRKFSPSGKQLWRLLGLFFIDNADADPKTDGIDIFTKQEHFLMDYNQPPGKKWTYKNYTLNPFKYPQDPRLHTSPDATFVRRIKGKPFLFLTNMYSSFLQIYRFDSAKNSKIAIPSGMFVGTDGRGGKSIGGNWPPQQPEKGEWIWRDRNGNGAFEKGEYDRSEDYPYLGGWWVDSKGDVWKTLRTKDGIRHYPVQGLDANGNPIYTYSSMQKHPTPSMITDLRRIEYFPATDTMYLSGFTVDHPANGDDTGVVGSEIIRFDNWSQRKYIPHWRIVVPYDKTGKREVSTAAMSVAGDYVFAVTVKTAEVYVYNATTGAEVQKLKPGPEVAGESGWIDIPHGIRAFRRSNGEYVVFVEEDWKGKVIMYRLKG, encoded by the coding sequence ATGCAATACACGTTGCTATTATACTTTGTTAATTTATACAAAAAAATAAATCAAAATCTTCAGAGTATATTTCAAATTAATCATCTTAAACAGAAAAAGTTTTTCACTTTTTTACTTTGTCTAACAATCGGATTCATTCTTACTTCCCTTAGCACTACAACACTCTGGACTGTGAGTGGATCGCCTACAACCAAATATAAAACCTCGTGGATCGGGAATACTTTTGGTGGTGGAGACAAGTGGGTACAGAACAATATAGAGGCAATGTATGTTGCACCTAATGGCACGGTTTACACCAATAGTGTTTGGGATGAAGCTGGTAGAGAAGCTGGAATCTATAAAGATGGTAATCCTGTGGGGATGCTTGAGGATCTGCATGGCTGGAATCGTCTTGGCGGCAAAGCTGTAACAGTAAATAGTAAATATATTTACATAGCTATGAGTCAGGGGGCGGTTGACAACAAGAATAAAGATTATCCCCCAAATGGGAAAACTTGGTACTGTATCAGGCGCTATCACTTATCAGGAAAACCCGCGCCATTTACAAATGGAAATGGTTGGGATAAGAGTATGTTGATCGTCAGCACTAAAGGTGAAGTGACTGGATTAGCGACTAGAGAGAAAGAATTGTATGTAAGTGATTTCTCTGCCAATCTGATTCGGGTTTTTCATACTGAAACGATGAAGGAGATACGCAGCTTTACCGTTGCTAAACCAGGAGCGATCGCTATTGATCAACAAGGAAGTCTCTGGATTATTCAAAGCAAAAATGGTAGTAATCCTGCGAAAATTCTACATTATGCTCAGACGGGAAAGCAATTACCCCAGCAGATTACAAAGATTGTCAAACCAACAGCGATCGCCATTGATCGCCAAGACAGACTTTTAGTTACAGAAAATGGGCCACGTCAGCAAGTTTTAATTTATAACATCACAGCCGATCCAGTGCAAGTTGCTACCTTCGGCGACAAAGGTGGGATTTATGCAGGCGTTCCTGGTGAAGTCCAAGATTTGAAACTTTATGGTTTGACTGGAGTGGGTACAGACGCTACAGGTAATATTTATATCAATAGTAATGGCTTCAATAAATCGGGAACAGATTTAAGGAAGTTTTCGCCATCGGGAAAACAACTATGGCGATTATTGGGATTGTTTTTTATCGACAATGCTGATGCTGATCCAAAAACAGATGGCATAGATATCTTCACCAAGCAAGAACACTTTTTGATGGACTACAACCAGCCACCTGGTAAAAAATGGACTTATAAAAACTACACTTTAAATCCTTTCAAATATCCCCAAGATCCACGTCTGCATACATCTCCGGATGCTACCTTTGTACGTCGCATCAAAGGTAAGCCATTTTTATTCCTCACAAATATGTATAGCAGCTTTTTGCAAATTTATCGTTTTGACTCAGCGAAGAATAGCAAAATAGCCATCCCATCGGGAATGTTTGTGGGGACTGATGGTAGAGGTGGAAAATCAATTGGTGGTAATTGGCCACCGCAGCAACCGGAAAAAGGAGAGTGGATTTGGCGCGATCGCAATGGTAACGGTGCGTTTGAAAAGGGGGAATACGATCGCAGTGAAGACTATCCCTACTTGGGGGGATGGTGGGTAGACAGCAAAGGCGATGTCTGGAAAACCTTACGCACTAAAGATGGTATCCGTCATTATCCTGTGCAGGGATTAGACGCCAACGGTAACCCCATCTATACCTATAGTTCCATGCAAAAGCATCCGACTCCTAGCATGATTACCGATTTGCGACGGATTGAATATTTCCCAGCAACCGATACCATGTACTTGTCAGGCTTCACCGTCGATCACCCTGCAAACGGTGACGATACTGGTGTCGTAGGATCGGAAATTATCCGCTTTGACAACTGGAGTCAAAGAAAATACATCCCCCACTGGCGGATTGTAGTTCCTTATGACAAAACTGGCAAACGCGAGGTATCTACCGCCGCTATGAGTGTAGCTGGTGACTATGTGTTTGCTGTGACTGTGAAAACTGCAGAAGTATATGTCTACAATGCCACAACAGGGGCAGAAGTACAAAAATTAAAACCAGGCCCAGAAGTTGCAGGTGAAAGTGGCTGGATTGATATACCCCACGGTATCCGCGCTTTTCGCCGTTCAAATGGTGAGTATGTTGTGTTTGTTGAAGAAGATTGGAAAGGAAAGGTGATTATGTATCGCCTGAAAGGGTAA
- a CDS encoding PIG-L deacetylase family protein — translation MNIKKYLQRLQKLLPNTWIEQMQYMHSSLLSRWILNNKSQPLAFSQKSAMVFSPHQDDETFGCGGMIAIKREYGIPVVVVFLTNGQGLGGLEPNSPNEIIQIRQQEAVTALNILGVETSAIHFLEKQDGTLPDLKNEEKKQAIAEVIELLKHYQPEEVYVPHYKDCHRDHEATYKLVKEAITQAKLTVELIQYPIWLFWRAPLFIMLNFQDIAAAYHFSITSVQDKKSRAIASYYSQIQSLPRGFIQRFLGTHEIFFKS, via the coding sequence ATGAACATAAAAAAATATTTGCAGCGGTTACAAAAACTCCTGCCTAATACGTGGATTGAGCAGATGCAATATATGCACTCCAGCTTATTGTCACGGTGGATTTTGAATAATAAAAGTCAGCCGCTAGCATTTAGCCAAAAATCAGCAATGGTGTTTTCTCCTCACCAAGACGATGAAACATTTGGCTGTGGTGGAATGATTGCTATTAAACGAGAATATGGAATACCAGTGGTAGTAGTTTTTCTGACAAACGGACAAGGATTAGGTGGTTTAGAGCCAAACTCCCCAAATGAAATTATCCAAATTCGTCAACAAGAAGCAGTGACAGCATTGAATATTTTGGGAGTAGAAACATCAGCAATACACTTTTTAGAAAAGCAAGATGGGACTTTGCCTGATTTAAAAAACGAAGAAAAAAAACAGGCGATCGCCGAAGTAATTGAACTACTTAAACATTATCAACCAGAGGAGGTTTATGTGCCTCATTATAAAGACTGTCATCGAGATCATGAAGCTACCTATAAGTTAGTCAAAGAAGCAATTACTCAAGCAAAACTCACAGTGGAACTAATACAGTATCCCATTTGGTTATTCTGGAGAGCGCCACTATTTATTATGCTTAATTTTCAAGATATAGCAGCAGCCTACCATTTCTCAATTACATCTGTTCAAGATAAAAAAAGTCGAGCTATTGCCTCATATTATTCTCAAATTCAGAGTTTACCCCGTGGCTTTATCCAGCGATTTTTAGGGACTCATGAAATATTCTTTAAATCTTAA